Proteins co-encoded in one Conger conger chromosome 4, fConCon1.1, whole genome shotgun sequence genomic window:
- the LOC133126814 gene encoding GTPase IMAP family member 4 encodes MASEIPDLAVGDEQPDPEEEEKKRAEAAARELRLVVLGWRWPGKSLTGNTILGREDFRLERAAEFCVKRETEVSGRPVVVVDTPGWFSSQDTPAVYQQEIVRGASMCPPGPHAFLLVVPVGMFTEVDRARVEEHLALFGENVWSHTLVVFTWAEVLRTIPIERHIRREGRDLQWVVERCKNRFCVINNNIFGEHPQVPRLLEKVEEMVAEEGGLYVPGTVEKKPELNQKVVERDLGARPKQNSKLGLFKNMEADPPRQSGDRKNSQAGTNQTQ; translated from the exons ATGGCATCGGAGATACCCGATCTTGCTGTTG GTGACGAGCAGCCTGacccggaggaggaggagaagaagagggcCGAGGCAGCCGCCCGGGAGCTGAGGCTGGTGGTCCTGGGCTGGAGGTGGCCCGGGAAGAGCCTCACGGGGAACACCATCCTCGGTCGGGAGGATTTCCGGCTGGAGCGGGCGGCAGAGTTCTGCGTGAAGAGGGAGACCGAGGTGTCGGGGCGcccggtggtggtggtggacaCGCCGGGCTGGTTCTCGTCCCAGGACACGCCGGCGGTGTACCAGCAGGAAATTGTGCGGGGGGCCTCCATGTGTCCCCCGGGGCCCCACGCCTTCCTGCTGGTGGTCCCCGTGGGCATGTTCACGGAGGTGGACCGGGCACGGGTGGAGGAGCACCTGGCGTTGTTCGGGGAGAACGTGTGGAGCCACACCCTGGTGGTGTTCACCTGGGCCGAGGTGCTGAGGACCATTCCCATCGAGAGGCACATCCGTCGGGAGGGCCGCGACCTGCAGTGGGTGGTGGAACGCTGCAAGAACCGCTTCTGCgtcatcaacaacaacatcttCGGGGAGCACCCACAGGTGCCCCGCCTCCTGGAGAAGGTCGAGGAGATGGTGGCGGAGGAGGGCGGCCTCTACGTCCCAGGCACGGTGGAGAAGAAACCAGAACTCAACCAGAAAGTGGTGGAGCGTGACCTTGGAGCCAGGCCCAAGCAGAACAGCAAGCTGGGCTTATTTAAAAACATGGAGGCGGATCCGCCGAGAC AGTCAGGTGACCGGAAGAACAGCCAGGCTGGAACAAACCAGACGCAGTGA
- the chmp4c gene encoding charged multivesicular body protein 4c — MSKISKFFKGSSSSSKHRTGPSPQEAIHRLRETEAMLTKKQEYLEKKIEQEIATAKRNGIKNKRAALQALKRKKRLEQQLTQIDGTLSTIEFQREALENANTNTEVLKNMGFAAKAIKGVHQNMDLDKIDDLMQDITEQQDIAQEINDAISRPFGDQFDEDELLAELAELQQEDLEESMKNMGGLPSVPAASLPTRPSHRSHSRKKVEDDPDMSRLASWAS, encoded by the exons ATGAGCAAAATTTCCAAGTTTTTTAAAGGGAGCTCCAGCTCCTCAAAACACAGGACAGGTCCGTCTCCGCAGGAGGCGATCCATAGACTCCGAGAGACTGAGGCGATGTTAACTAAAAAACAAGAATATCTGGAGAAAAAAATCGAGCAAGAAATTGCAACCGCCAAAAGGAACGGGATCAAAAATAAAAGAG CTGCACTCCAGGCCTTGAAGCGGAAGAAGCGTTTGGAGCAGCAGCTAACTCAGATCGATGGAACCCTCTCCACCATTGAGTTCCAAAGAGAAGCACTGGAGAACGCCAACACCAACACAGAGGTGCTGAAGAACATGGGCTTCGCAGCCAAGGCCATCAAGGGCGTGCACCAGAACAT GGACCTGGATAAGATAGACGATTTGATGCAGGATATCACAGAACAGCAGGATATAGCGCAGGAGATAAATGACGCCATCTCCCGGCCGTTTGGAGATCAGTTCGACGAG GACGAGCTGCTGGCGGAGCTGGCGGAGCTCCAGCAGGAGGATCTGGAGGAGAGCATGAAGAACATGGGCGGGCTGCCCAGCGTGCCGGCCGCATCCCTGCCCACCCGGCCCAGCCACCGCTCAC ACTCCAGGAAGAAGGTGGAGGATGATCCGGACATGTCAAGGCTTGCATCTTGGGCCTCATAA
- the LOC133126214 gene encoding uncharacterized protein LOC133126214, translating to MMEETVIHNVITKLLITQSEVALKHLCCLLSTFGSTLDCDEQYLMDGYVHQMEEIITTKQISSHVSRLMQDIVALRKNYWFPLPADSNWNKTQQQ from the exons ATGATGGAGGAGACTGTGATCCACAATGTCATCACAAAGCTGCTCATCACCCAGAGTGAGGTGGCACTCAAGCATCTGTGCTGCTTACTGTCTACCTTTGGCAGCACCCTGGACTGTGATGAG CAGTACCTTATGGATGGATACGTCCATCAGATGGAGGAGATCATCACCACAAAGCAGATCTCATCCCATGTCTCCCGCCTAATGCAGGACATAGTGGCCCTGAGAAAG aattattggttcCCACTGCCAGCTGACAGCAACTGGAATAAGACACAGCAACAATAA